In one Streptomyces sp. T12 genomic region, the following are encoded:
- a CDS encoding IucA/IucC family siderophore biosynthesis protein: MTLSDAVAHLSPHRWARANRLLIRKALAEFAHERLIAPEATGDGGYVVRSDDGLTRYTFTAVIRALDHWQVDADSITLHRDGAELPLAALDFFIELQKSLGLSDEVLPVYLEEISSTLSGTCYKLTKPQVPVAELVGAGFQAIETGMTEGHPCFVANNGRLGFGIHEYLSYAPETASPVRLVWLAAHRSRAAFTAGVGIDYESFVRQELGEETVERFHGVLREQDLDPADYLFIPVHPWQWWNKLSVTFAAEVAQKHLVCLGEGDDEYLAQQSIRTFFNSSSPEKHYVKTALSVLNMGFMRGLSAAYMEATPAINDWLAQLIEGDPVLKSTGLSIIRERAAVGYRHLEYEAATDRYSPYRKMLAALWRESPVSSLKDGESLATMASLVHVDHEGASFAGALIEQSGLAPTEWLRRYLKAYFTPLLHSFYAYDLVFMPHGENVILVLKDGVVERAIYKDIAEEIAVMDPDAVLPPTVERLRVEVPEDKKLLSVFTDVFDCFFRFLAANLAAEGILEEDDFWRTVAEVTRDYQHSVPELADKFKQYDMFAPEFALSCLNRLQLRNNKQMVDLADPAGALQLVGNLENPIAGL; the protein is encoded by the coding sequence ATGACCCTGTCCGACGCCGTAGCGCATCTGTCCCCCCACCGCTGGGCGCGGGCCAACCGCCTCCTGATCCGCAAGGCACTCGCCGAGTTCGCCCACGAGCGCCTCATCGCGCCGGAGGCCACCGGCGACGGCGGATACGTCGTCCGCAGCGACGACGGCCTGACCCGCTACACCTTCACCGCGGTGATCCGCGCCCTCGACCACTGGCAGGTCGACGCGGACTCGATCACCCTCCACCGCGACGGGGCCGAACTCCCGCTCGCCGCCCTCGACTTCTTCATCGAGCTCCAGAAGTCCCTGGGCCTGAGCGACGAGGTCCTGCCCGTCTACCTGGAGGAGATCTCCTCCACCCTCTCCGGCACCTGCTACAAGCTCACCAAGCCGCAGGTCCCGGTCGCCGAGCTGGTCGGGGCCGGCTTCCAGGCCATCGAGACCGGCATGACCGAGGGCCACCCCTGCTTCGTCGCCAACAACGGGCGGCTCGGCTTCGGCATCCACGAGTACCTGTCGTACGCCCCCGAGACCGCGAGCCCGGTCCGGCTGGTCTGGCTGGCGGCCCACCGCTCGCGCGCCGCGTTCACGGCCGGAGTCGGCATCGACTACGAGTCCTTCGTGCGGCAGGAGCTGGGCGAGGAGACCGTCGAGCGCTTCCACGGCGTCCTGCGCGAGCAGGACCTCGACCCCGCCGACTACCTCTTCATCCCCGTCCACCCCTGGCAGTGGTGGAACAAGCTCTCCGTCACCTTCGCCGCCGAGGTCGCCCAGAAGCACCTGGTCTGCCTGGGCGAGGGCGACGACGAGTACCTGGCCCAGCAGTCCATCCGGACCTTCTTCAACAGCTCCAGCCCCGAGAAGCACTACGTGAAGACGGCCCTGTCCGTCCTGAACATGGGCTTCATGCGTGGACTGTCGGCCGCCTACATGGAGGCGACCCCGGCCATCAACGACTGGCTGGCCCAGCTCATCGAGGGCGACCCGGTGCTGAAGTCCACCGGCCTGTCGATCATCCGCGAGCGCGCCGCCGTCGGCTACCGGCACCTGGAGTACGAGGCGGCGACGGACCGCTACTCGCCGTACCGCAAGATGCTGGCCGCGCTGTGGCGCGAGAGCCCGGTGTCGTCCCTGAAGGACGGCGAGTCGCTCGCCACCATGGCCTCGCTCGTCCACGTCGACCACGAGGGCGCGTCCTTCGCGGGCGCGCTGATCGAGCAGTCGGGCCTGGCCCCGACGGAGTGGCTGCGCCGCTACCTGAAGGCGTACTTCACCCCGCTGCTGCACAGCTTCTACGCCTATGACCTGGTGTTCATGCCGCACGGCGAGAACGTCATCCTCGTCCTGAAGGACGGTGTCGTCGAGCGCGCGATCTACAAGGACATCGCCGAGGAGATCGCCGTCATGGACCCGGACGCGGTGCTGCCGCCGACGGTCGAGCGGCTGCGCGTGGAGGTCCCGGAGGACAAGAAGCTCCTGTCCGTCTTCACGGACGTCTTCGACTGCTTCTTCCGCTTCCTCGCCGCGAACCTCGCCGCCGAGGGGATCCTGGAGGAGGACGACTTCTGGCGCACGGTCGCCGAGGTCACGCGGGACTACCAGCACTCGGTGCCCGAACTCGCCGACAAGTTCAAGCAGTACGACATGTTCGCGCCCGAGTTCGCCCTGTCCTGCCTCAACCGCCTCCAGCTGCGCAACAACAAGCAGATGGTCGACCTCGCGGACCCGGCCGGCGCCCTGCAGCTGGTCGGCAACCTGGAGAACCCCATCGCAGGGCTGTAG
- a CDS encoding GNAT family N-acetyltransferase: protein MSTTGLGTFTFRPLDPLKDAELLHGWVTHPKAAFWMMQDASLVDVERAYMEIAADEHHHALLGLQDGEPAFLMEYYDPAHRELVGLYEPQPGDIGMHFLTPPTDKPVRGFTRSVITAVMARLFEDSAVERVVVEPDVANKAVHALNEAVGFVPVREIDKPEKRALLSLCTRERFFNRHSLASRGAAV, encoded by the coding sequence ATGAGCACCACAGGCCTCGGTACCTTCACCTTCCGCCCCCTCGACCCCCTGAAGGACGCGGAGCTGCTGCACGGCTGGGTCACCCACCCCAAGGCGGCCTTCTGGATGATGCAGGACGCGAGCCTGGTGGACGTCGAGCGCGCCTACATGGAGATCGCGGCAGACGAGCACCACCACGCGCTGCTCGGACTTCAGGACGGCGAACCGGCCTTCCTGATGGAGTACTACGACCCCGCCCACCGCGAACTGGTCGGCCTGTACGAGCCGCAGCCGGGCGACATCGGCATGCACTTCCTCACGCCGCCCACCGACAAGCCCGTCCGCGGCTTCACCCGGTCCGTCATCACCGCCGTGATGGCGCGCCTCTTCGAGGACTCGGCGGTGGAGCGCGTCGTCGTCGAACCGGACGTGGCCAACAAGGCCGTGCACGCGCTGAACGAGGCCGTCGGCTTCGTGCCCGTACGTGAGATCGACAAGCCGGAGAAGCGCGCGCTGCTGAGCTTGTGCACGCGCGAACGCTTCTTCAACAGGCACAGCCTGGCTTCCCGAGGAGCAGCCGTATGA
- a CDS encoding universal stress protein, producing MAGHEFFEPADRKRQVADPTAADPLAADESRQSCDPAFKHGVVVGFDGSTSSERALAYAIGMAHRSGSGLIIVHVANRLPTTVWAGCEPPVFVDVPDHRTEVLGLELACADYLAEVPWILVERGGDICHELEEVGREYEADAIVVGSTQGIVGRIFGSVAGRLAKRAKRPVVVIP from the coding sequence ATGGCCGGTCACGAATTCTTCGAACCCGCGGACCGCAAGCGCCAGGTCGCCGACCCGACGGCAGCCGATCCCCTGGCGGCGGACGAGTCACGCCAGTCCTGCGATCCCGCCTTCAAGCACGGCGTCGTCGTCGGCTTCGACGGCTCCACCTCCAGCGAGCGCGCCCTCGCGTACGCCATCGGCATGGCCCATCGCTCCGGGTCGGGCCTGATCATCGTCCACGTCGCCAACCGGCTGCCCACCACGGTGTGGGCCGGCTGCGAGCCACCGGTCTTCGTCGACGTGCCGGACCACCGCACCGAGGTGCTCGGCCTCGAACTCGCCTGCGCCGACTACCTCGCCGAGGTGCCCTGGATCCTCGTCGAGCGCGGCGGTGACATCTGCCACGAACTCGAAGAGGTCGGGCGGGAGTACGAGGCGGACGCGATCGTCGTCGGCTCCACGCAGGGCATCGTCGGGCGGATCTTCGGGTCGGTCGCGGGGCGGCTCGCCAAGCGGGCCAAGCGTCCCGTCGTTGTCATTCCGTAA
- a CDS encoding GPR1/FUN34/YaaH family transporter, whose translation MDNDVSAGSGITTVVGRLALGITLLAFGLGYADVIDGVSAADAVSIAQYVGGIALFVAGLMALRDRDSVNGTAFVTLGALWFTWAVSADAAVSDNAAGLFLLLFALVALSLTLAGGDQLGQGAYGLFFVSLVLMAIADFAGNDGLAKVGGWFAVAAGAVAWYAATAALAHWPTALPRRAAGRGVTATG comes from the coding sequence GTGGACAATGACGTCTCCGCGGGAAGCGGAATCACTACCGTGGTCGGCCGACTCGCCCTCGGAATCACCCTGTTGGCCTTCGGGCTGGGGTACGCCGACGTGATCGACGGTGTGTCAGCCGCTGACGCCGTATCAATCGCCCAGTACGTGGGCGGAATTGCCCTCTTCGTCGCGGGGCTGATGGCCCTGCGCGACCGTGACTCCGTGAACGGGACCGCGTTCGTGACACTCGGCGCCCTGTGGTTCACCTGGGCCGTCTCTGCCGACGCGGCTGTCTCCGACAATGCGGCGGGGTTGTTCCTGCTGCTGTTCGCCCTTGTGGCGCTGTCCCTCACGCTCGCGGGTGGGGACCAGCTCGGGCAGGGGGCGTACGGGCTGTTCTTCGTGTCCCTGGTGCTCATGGCGATCGCCGACTTCGCCGGCAATGACGGGCTCGCCAAGGTCGGGGGCTGGTTCGCCGTCGCCGCGGGTGCGGTGGCCTGGTACGCGGCGACCGCGGCTCTGGCCCACTGGCCGACCGCACTTCCGCGACGCGCTGCGGGCCGGGGCGTGACGGCCACCGGTTAG
- a CDS encoding beta-N-acetylhexosaminidase, whose translation MGASVTGAAPAQAAPPTPLDRVVPAPASVAPGGSPYRITRATHIRVDDSRETRRVGEYLAHILRPSTGYRLPVTAGGAGGIHLRLAEGPFGAEGYRLDSGRKGLTITAAGAAGLFHGVQTLRQLLPAAVEKDSVQPGPWLVAGGTITDTPRYGWRGAMLDVSRHFFTVDQVKRYVDQLALYKINKLHLHLSDDQGWRIAVDSWPRLATHGGSTQVGGGPGGYYTKADYKEIVRYASSRYLEVVPEIDMPGHTNAALASYAELNCDGVAPPLYTGTEVGFSSLCVGKDITYDFVDDVIRELAALTPGKYLHIGGDEAHSTSHEDYVKFMDRVQPIVAEYGKTVVGWHQLTGATPATGALAQYWGLDGTSAEEKAQVAKAAQNGTGIILSPADRIYLDMKYTADTPLGLDWAGLVEVKRSYDWDPGNYLPGAPASAIRGVEAPLWTETITKSADVEYMAFPRLAGAAELGWSPASTHDWEGYKVRLAAQAARWEALGIGFYRSPQVPWPAAE comes from the coding sequence ATGGGCGCCTCGGTGACAGGGGCCGCCCCCGCACAGGCGGCACCGCCCACCCCACTCGACCGGGTGGTCCCCGCGCCCGCCTCGGTCGCCCCGGGCGGATCCCCCTACCGGATCACCCGCGCCACCCACATCCGCGTGGACGACTCCCGCGAGACGCGCCGCGTGGGCGAGTACCTCGCGCACATCCTCCGCCCCTCCACCGGCTACCGCCTCCCCGTCACCGCAGGCGGTGCCGGCGGAATCCACCTGCGCCTGGCCGAGGGCCCGTTCGGCGCCGAGGGCTACCGCCTCGACAGCGGCCGCAAGGGCCTCACCATCACCGCCGCGGGCGCCGCCGGCCTCTTCCACGGCGTCCAGACGCTGCGCCAACTCCTCCCGGCGGCCGTCGAGAAGGACTCCGTCCAGCCCGGCCCCTGGCTGGTCGCGGGCGGCACGATCACGGACACCCCGCGCTACGGCTGGCGCGGTGCGATGCTCGACGTCTCCCGGCACTTCTTCACCGTCGACCAGGTCAAGCGCTACGTCGACCAGCTCGCCCTGTACAAGATCAACAAGCTGCATCTGCACCTCAGCGACGACCAGGGCTGGCGTATCGCCGTCGACTCCTGGCCGCGCCTGGCGACCCACGGAGGCTCGACGCAGGTCGGCGGCGGCCCCGGCGGCTACTACACCAAGGCCGACTACAAGGAGATCGTCCGGTACGCGTCCTCCCGCTACCTGGAGGTCGTCCCCGAGATCGACATGCCCGGCCACACGAACGCGGCGCTGGCTTCCTACGCCGAGCTGAACTGCGACGGCGTGGCGCCCCCGCTCTACACCGGCACCGAGGTCGGCTTCAGCTCGCTGTGCGTCGGCAAGGACATCACGTACGACTTCGTGGACGACGTGATCCGGGAGCTCGCCGCGCTCACGCCGGGCAAGTACCTCCACATCGGGGGCGACGAGGCGCACTCCACCAGCCACGAGGACTATGTGAAGTTCATGGACCGGGTGCAGCCGATCGTCGCCGAGTACGGCAAGACGGTGGTGGGCTGGCACCAGCTGACCGGGGCGACGCCGGCGACGGGTGCGCTCGCGCAGTACTGGGGGCTGGACGGTACGAGTGCCGAGGAGAAGGCGCAGGTCGCGAAGGCCGCGCAGAACGGGACCGGGATCATCCTGTCTCCGGCCGACCGGATCTACCTCGACATGAAGTACACGGCCGATACTCCGCTGGGGCTGGACTGGGCCGGTCTGGTGGAGGTGAAGAGGTCGTACGACTGGGATCCGGGCAACTACCTTCCCGGAGCCCCCGCTTCGGCGATCAGGGGCGTGGAGGCTCCGCTGTGGACGGAGACGATCACGAAGTCTGCGGACGTCGAGTACATGGCTTTCCCGAGGCTGGCCGGTGCGGCCGAGCTGGGGTGGTCGCCGGCTTCCACGCATGACTGGGAGGGCTACAAGGTACGGCTTGCTGCGCAGGCGGCGCGGTGGGAGGCGCTGGGGATCGGGTTCTATCGATCGCCGCAGGTTCCCTGGCCGGCAGCTGAGTGA
- the glmS gene encoding glutamine--fructose-6-phosphate transaminase (isomerizing): MCGIVGYIGKRDVAPLLLEGLQRLEYRGYDSAGIAVTSPRTSGLKTVKAKGRVRDLEAKVPARFKGTTGIAHTRWATHGAPSDVNAHPHLDAEGKVAVVHNGIIDNASDLRRKLEADGVEFLSETDTEVLVHLIARSQAEKLEDKVRETLRLIEGTYGIAVLHADFPDRIVVARNGSPVVLGIGEKEMFVASDIAALVAHTRQIVTLDDGEMATLKADDFRTYTTEGTRTTAEPTTVEWEAASYDMGGHDTYMHKEIHEQADAVDRVLRGRIDDRFSTVHLGGLNLDAREARQIRRVKILGCGTSYHAGMIGAQMIEELARIPADAEPASEFRYRNAVVDPDTLYIAVSQSGETYDVLAAVQELKRKGARVLGIVNVVGSAIAREADGGIYVHAGPEVCVVSTKCFTNTTVAFALLALHLGRTRDLSVRDGKRIIEGLRKLPAQISEIMEQEAEIEKLAQQYAEARSMLFIGRVRGYPVAREASLKLKEVSYIHAEAYPASELKHGPLALIEPALPTVAIVPDDDLLEKNRAAMEEIKARSGKILAVAHQPQEKADQTIVVPKNEDELDPILMGIPLQLLAYHTALALGRDIDKPRNLAKSVTVE, from the coding sequence ATGTGCGGAATCGTCGGATACATCGGGAAGCGTGACGTTGCTCCCCTGCTGCTGGAGGGCCTGCAGCGCCTGGAGTACCGCGGCTACGACTCGGCCGGCATCGCCGTCACCTCGCCGAGGACGAGCGGCCTGAAGACGGTCAAGGCCAAGGGCCGGGTCCGTGACCTGGAGGCCAAGGTCCCGGCGCGCTTCAAGGGCACGACCGGCATCGCCCACACCCGCTGGGCCACCCACGGCGCCCCGTCCGACGTGAACGCCCACCCCCACCTGGACGCCGAGGGCAAGGTCGCCGTCGTCCACAACGGCATCATCGACAACGCCTCCGACCTGCGCCGCAAGCTGGAGGCGGACGGTGTCGAGTTCCTCTCCGAGACCGACACCGAGGTCCTCGTCCACCTGATCGCCCGCTCGCAGGCGGAGAAGCTGGAGGACAAGGTCCGCGAGACCCTCCGGCTCATCGAGGGCACGTACGGCATCGCCGTCCTGCACGCCGACTTCCCGGACCGCATCGTCGTGGCCCGCAACGGCTCCCCGGTCGTCCTCGGCATCGGCGAGAAGGAGATGTTCGTCGCCTCGGACATCGCCGCCCTGGTCGCCCACACCCGGCAGATAGTGACGCTGGACGACGGCGAGATGGCCACCCTCAAGGCCGACGACTTCCGCACCTACACGACGGAGGGCACCCGTACGACGGCGGAGCCCACCACGGTCGAGTGGGAAGCGGCGTCCTACGACATGGGCGGCCACGACACCTACATGCACAAGGAGATCCACGAGCAGGCCGACGCCGTGGACCGCGTCCTGCGCGGCCGCATCGACGACCGCTTCTCCACCGTGCACCTCGGCGGCCTCAACCTGGACGCCCGTGAGGCCCGCCAGATCCGCCGCGTGAAGATCCTGGGCTGCGGCACCTCGTACCACGCGGGCATGATCGGCGCCCAGATGATCGAGGAGCTGGCCCGCATCCCCGCGGACGCCGAGCCCGCGTCGGAGTTCCGCTACCGCAACGCGGTCGTCGACCCCGACACCCTCTACATCGCCGTCTCCCAGTCCGGCGAGACCTACGACGTCCTGGCGGCCGTCCAGGAGCTGAAGCGCAAGGGCGCGCGGGTCCTGGGCATCGTGAACGTGGTCGGTTCCGCGATCGCCCGCGAGGCCGACGGCGGCATCTACGTCCACGCGGGCCCCGAGGTCTGCGTGGTCTCCACGAAGTGCTTCACCAACACCACGGTGGCCTTCGCGCTCCTGGCCCTGCACCTCGGCCGCACCCGCGACCTCTCCGTCCGCGACGGCAAGCGCATCATCGAGGGCCTGCGCAAGCTTCCCGCCCAGATCTCCGAGATCATGGAGCAGGAGGCGGAGATCGAGAAGCTGGCCCAGCAGTACGCCGAGGCCCGCTCGATGCTCTTCATCGGCCGCGTCCGCGGCTACCCGGTAGCCCGCGAGGCCTCCCTCAAGCTCAAGGAGGTCTCCTACATCCACGCCGAGGCCTACCCCGCCTCCGAGCTCAAGCACGGCCCCCTGGCCCTGATCGAGCCCGCCCTGCCCACGGTCGCCATCGTCCCCGACGACGACCTCCTGGAGAAGAACCGCGCCGCCATGGAGGAGATCAAGGCCCGCAGCGGCAAGATCCTCGCGGTGGCCCACCAGCCCCAGGAGAAGGCCGACCAGACGATCGTGGTCCCGAAGAACGAGGACGAGTTGGACCCCATCCTGATGGGCATCCCCCTCCAACTCCTCGCCTACCACACCGCATTGGCGCTCGGCCGGGACATCGACAAGCCCAGGAACCTCGCAAAGTCGGTAACGGTCGAGTAG
- a CDS encoding DUF4429 domain-containing protein, whose amino-acid sequence MAEIIQKDGTWVFDGDALRLTPGRDKNVSLFRKTLGELVVPLGALAGVSFEQGKKAGRLRLRLRDGADPLLHATGGRLTEPNDPYQLLVESDRYGVAEYFVDEVRGALLLDQVPADPVDEYLLPGPSLPLSVSAGDGTATFDGEHIRLEWNWKTEDAKAAAGSRSLPVTDITAVEWHPAAGLENGHLRFTVRNAPTKAPPKYDANSVELWGFKKDPLMALVAAAVQARLPHPARAGATDVRDARPELPSAPAASAEDAHDALLRRLRELGELHRTGVLTDEEFTMAKQAVLKRM is encoded by the coding sequence ATGGCGGAAATCATCCAGAAGGACGGCACGTGGGTCTTCGACGGCGACGCACTGCGGCTGACTCCCGGACGGGACAAGAACGTCAGTCTGTTCCGCAAGACGCTGGGTGAACTCGTCGTCCCGCTGGGGGCGTTGGCCGGTGTCTCCTTCGAGCAGGGCAAGAAGGCAGGGCGGCTGCGCCTGCGTCTGCGCGACGGCGCCGACCCGCTGCTGCACGCCACGGGCGGCCGGCTGACCGAGCCGAACGACCCGTACCAGCTGCTCGTCGAGTCCGACCGCTACGGCGTTGCCGAGTACTTCGTGGACGAGGTCCGAGGCGCCCTGCTCCTTGACCAGGTCCCGGCCGACCCGGTCGACGAGTACCTGCTGCCGGGGCCCTCCCTGCCCCTGTCGGTCTCCGCCGGAGACGGCACGGCGACCTTCGACGGCGAGCACATCCGCCTGGAGTGGAACTGGAAGACGGAGGACGCCAAGGCCGCCGCCGGCAGCCGTTCCCTCCCGGTCACCGACATCACGGCCGTGGAGTGGCATCCGGCGGCGGGCCTGGAGAACGGCCATCTCCGCTTCACCGTCCGGAACGCGCCCACCAAGGCCCCGCCCAAGTACGACGCCAACTCGGTGGAGCTGTGGGGCTTCAAGAAGGACCCGCTGATGGCCCTGGTCGCGGCGGCGGTCCAGGCCCGCCTCCCGCACCCGGCCAGGGCCGGCGCCACGGACGTGCGGGACGCGCGGCCGGAACTGCCTTCCGCTCCGGCCGCGTCCGCCGAGGACGCCCACGACGCCCTCCTGCGCCGCCTGCGCGAACTCGGCGAGCTGCACCGCACGGGCGTGCTGACGGACGAGGAGTTCACGATGGCCAAGCAGGCCGTCCTCAAGCGGATGTAG
- a CDS encoding metallophosphoesterase family protein, protein MGVPQQLAERMSMAEQHEYLRARFSRRTMIRGGAVTLGAVAGGAFVPGATAQAAVPTQSTAAATETVDGALVAPFGRHLAYGNDPRTEMTVSWQVPVAVKKPFIRIGAHPWDLSRKIEAEVRTLYTPAGVGASADHTQYYVHAKLTHLRPGRTYYYGVGHQGFDPAEPHLLGTLGTFTTAPALPHSRLRSSGGTPMAPFTFTAFGDQGVSYHGLANDSLILGQNPAFHLHAGDIAYADPSGAGKTADTGFDSRVWDQFLAQTESVAKSVPWMVSYGNHDMEAWYSPNGYGGEEARFTLPDNGPDKKNLPGVYSFVYGNTAIISLDPNDISYEIPANLGLSGGTQTKWFEAQLKKYRAAKDIDFIVVFFHHCAYCTSTAHASEGGVRQEWVPLFEKYTVDLVINGHNHQYERTDVIKGNEVAKKLPIGGTAYPETEGVVYVTAGAAGRSLYAFTAPDSYEGHEHEQDSVSSFVNLKDGKQNETVAWSRVRYLDYSFLRVDVQPAPRGRYATLKVQGIAETGDRIDHFTVARRAK, encoded by the coding sequence ATGGGAGTACCCCAGCAGCTCGCCGAGCGCATGAGCATGGCCGAGCAGCACGAGTACCTGCGCGCCAGATTCTCGCGGCGCACGATGATCAGAGGCGGCGCCGTCACGCTGGGCGCCGTCGCGGGTGGCGCGTTCGTACCGGGCGCCACCGCCCAGGCCGCCGTACCGACGCAGAGCACCGCCGCGGCCACCGAGACCGTCGACGGCGCCCTCGTCGCCCCCTTCGGCCGCCACCTCGCCTACGGCAACGACCCGCGCACCGAGATGACCGTCTCCTGGCAGGTTCCGGTCGCCGTGAAGAAGCCGTTCATCCGGATCGGCGCGCACCCCTGGGACCTCTCCCGCAAGATCGAGGCCGAGGTGCGCACCCTCTACACCCCGGCCGGCGTCGGCGCGAGCGCCGACCACACGCAGTACTACGTGCACGCCAAGCTGACCCACCTGCGCCCCGGCCGGACGTACTACTACGGCGTCGGCCACCAGGGCTTCGACCCCGCCGAGCCGCACCTGCTGGGCACCCTCGGCACCTTCACCACCGCCCCCGCCCTCCCCCACTCCCGGCTTCGCTCGAGCGGGGGGACCCCCATGGCGCCCTTCACCTTCACCGCCTTCGGCGACCAGGGCGTCAGCTACCACGGCCTGGCCAACGACAGCCTGATCCTGGGCCAGAACCCGGCCTTCCACCTGCACGCCGGCGACATCGCGTACGCCGACCCGTCCGGCGCGGGCAAGACCGCCGACACCGGCTTCGACTCGCGGGTGTGGGACCAGTTCCTGGCCCAGACCGAGTCGGTCGCCAAGTCCGTGCCGTGGATGGTGAGTTACGGCAACCACGACATGGAGGCCTGGTACTCGCCCAACGGCTACGGCGGCGAGGAGGCCCGCTTCACGCTCCCCGACAACGGGCCCGACAAGAAGAACCTGCCCGGCGTCTACTCCTTCGTCTACGGCAACACGGCGATCATCTCGCTGGACCCCAACGACATCTCCTACGAGATCCCGGCCAACCTCGGCCTCTCCGGCGGCACCCAGACCAAGTGGTTCGAGGCGCAGCTGAAGAAGTACCGGGCGGCCAAGGACATCGACTTCATCGTCGTGTTCTTCCACCACTGCGCGTACTGCACCTCCACGGCGCACGCCTCGGAAGGCGGCGTGCGACAGGAGTGGGTGCCGCTGTTCGAGAAGTACACGGTCGATCTCGTCATCAACGGTCACAACCACCAGTACGAGCGCACCGATGTCATCAAGGGCAACGAGGTCGCCAAGAAGCTGCCGATCGGCGGGACGGCGTACCCCGAGACCGAGGGCGTGGTGTACGTGACGGCGGGTGCCGCGGGCCGCAGCCTGTACGCGTTCACCGCGCCGGACTCCTACGAGGGGCACGAGCACGAGCAGGACTCCGTGTCCTCGTTCGTCAACCTCAAGGACGGCAAGCAGAACGAGACGGTCGCCTGGTCCCGGGTGCGCTACCTCGACTACTCGTTCCTGCGCGTGGACGTCCAGCCCGCGCCGAGGGGCCGGTACGCCACGCTGAAGGTCCAGGGCATCGCCGAGACGGGCGACCGGATCGACCACTTCACGGTGGCCCGCAGGGCCAAGTAG
- a CDS encoding GlxA family transcriptional regulator, with protein sequence MSHDSTAAPEAAARKLSGRRRKEIVAVLLFSGGPIFESSIPLSVFGIDRQDAGVPRYRLLVCGGEEGPLRTTGGLELTAPHGLEAISRAGTVVVPAWRSITSPPPEDALDALRRAHEEGARIVGLCTGAFVLAAAGLLDGRPATTHWMYAPTLAKRYPSVHVDPRELFVDDGDVLTSAGTAAGIDLCLHIVRTDHGNEAAGALARRLVVPPRRSGGQERYLDRSLPEEIGADPLAEVVAWALEHLHEQFDVETLAARAYMSRRTFDRRFRSLTGSAPLQWLITQRVLQAQRLLETSDYSVDEVAGRCGFRSPVALRGHFRRQLGSSPAAYRAAYRARRPQAERPTDAEPPTGPAVQQGPPPTPYPEGGPVPLQTRRAPAPVGTSAPSENGRELYVGGRATLPGQRSGA encoded by the coding sequence ATGAGCCACGACTCCACTGCCGCGCCGGAAGCCGCGGCCCGGAAGCTTTCCGGGCGACGCCGCAAGGAGATCGTCGCGGTGCTGCTGTTCAGCGGCGGCCCCATCTTCGAGAGTTCCATACCGCTGTCGGTGTTCGGGATCGACCGCCAGGACGCCGGCGTGCCGCGCTACCGCTTGCTGGTGTGCGGCGGCGAGGAAGGCCCACTGCGGACCACAGGGGGCCTGGAACTCACCGCGCCACATGGCCTGGAGGCGATCTCACGGGCGGGCACGGTCGTCGTGCCTGCCTGGCGTTCGATCACGTCTCCACCGCCCGAGGACGCGCTCGACGCACTGCGCCGGGCGCACGAGGAAGGCGCCCGCATAGTCGGGCTGTGCACCGGTGCCTTCGTCCTCGCCGCGGCGGGCCTGCTGGACGGCCGCCCCGCGACGACGCACTGGATGTACGCACCGACGCTGGCCAAGCGCTACCCGTCGGTGCACGTGGATCCGAGAGAGCTGTTCGTCGACGACGGCGACGTCCTGACGTCGGCGGGCACCGCGGCCGGAATCGATCTCTGTCTCCACATCGTGCGCACGGACCACGGCAACGAGGCGGCAGGGGCCCTGGCCCGCCGTCTGGTGGTCCCGCCGCGCCGGTCCGGCGGTCAGGAGCGCTACCTCGATCGATCTTTACCAGAGGAGATCGGCGCCGACCCGCTGGCCGAGGTCGTCGCCTGGGCGCTGGAGCACCTCCACGAGCAGTTCGACGTGGAGACGCTGGCCGCCCGCGCGTACATGAGCCGCCGCACCTTCGACCGCCGCTTCCGCTCGCTGACGGGCAGCGCCCCGTTGCAGTGGCTGATCACCCAGCGGGTCCTGCAGGCACAGCGCCTGCTGGAGACGTCGGACTACTCGGTGGACGAGGTGGCGGGCCGCTGCGGGTTCCGCTCGCCGGTGGCACTGCGCGGCCACTTCCGCCGCCAGCTCGGCTCGTCGCCGGCCGCGTACCGGGCGGCGTACCGTGCGCGGCGCCCCCAGGCCGAAAGGCCGACGGACGCGGAGCCCCCGACGGGCCCCGCCGTCCAGCAGGGCCCACCGCCCACCCCGTACCCGGAGGGCGGCCCGGTCCCGCTGCAGACCCGCCGCGCCCCGGCCCCCGTAGGCACGTCCGCGCCCTCGGAGAACGGGCGCGAGCTGTACGTCGGAGGCCGGGCGACCCTGCCGGGGCAGCGCAGCGGAGCATGA